In Syngnathus scovelli strain Florida chromosome 16, RoL_Ssco_1.2, whole genome shotgun sequence, the genomic stretch GGATGGAGTTGCAATAATCCAGACAGGAGGTAACGAGAGAGTGGACCAGGATAGCAGTGCTGTTCGGAATGAGTGATGGACGGAGGCTGTTGATGTTGCGGATGTGGAAATAGAAGGAATGGATGATGTTGCTGATGTGGGTGCTAAATGATAGGGTGCTGTCGAGGACAACACCCAGGCTCTTAGCCAGAGGGGAGGGGGAAACCGAGGAGTTGTCAATGGCGAGCATTGCTGGGCTGTTTTTTGAGGGATGATTTGGAACCAATGAGGACTACCTCAGATTTGTCACAGTTGAGTTTGAGGACGTTTGAGGTGGACCAGGATTTAATTTCTTGAAGGCATGCACAGAGGGAGGAGTGTGGGAGAGTGGAAGGGGGTTTGGAAGAGAATTAGAGCTGGGTGTCTTCCGCGTAGGAATgaaagttattattttttttttttcaaagtcaaagtcagctttattgtcaatttctccacatgccaaagacacacaaagaaactgaaatttcgttcccccctatcccacggtgacaagacatggctcacaacagacaaacaagtaaacaagtataacaaaagtgtgctgaataaataatgaataaataacacaacaataaataaataaataaataagaggagcagaaaaaaaggagcaagtgcgcgtacagcagacattcccgaaaatagcgcaacagtgccgcacgctacgcagaagggggtagcgagttcagggccctaacagcctggagaaagaagctgttggcgagtctggtggtgcgggagcgcaggctcctgtacctcttcccagagggcagaaggtcaaacaaagagtgagccgggtgactcacatctctggcaatcgaggttgccttgcgggcgagatgggaggtgtaaatgtctttcagggaggggagcgaagcaccaataatcttaccagccgtattcactatgcgctgcagggccttcaagttctgttcagtgcagttaccaccccagacagcgatgcaactggtgaggacgccacggtagaatgtagacaggactacctgaggagcacatgcacgcctgagcttctgcaggaagtacaggcggcgctgagctttctttgccagtcacgaggtgtttgcggaccaggagaggtcctcactgatgtgcacccccaggaacttggtgcagctcaccctctccaccacagcaccgtcaatgatcagcggcaggtgtgttgtgtgacccttccggaagtcaacaatgatttccttggtcttattgacgttcagcaggaggttgttgtccctgcaccacgtggtcagaaggtcaacttccgacctgtaccgagtctcgtcgccattcgtgatgagacccaccagagtcgtgtcgtcagcaaacttcactatgcggttgtcgctgtaggtcgcagtgcagtcatgcgtcagcagggtgaagagcaatggactgagcacgcagccctggggggcccccgtgctcagcgtgatgctggcggagattttgtcgccaacacgcaccacctgaggcctctgacagaggaagtccagtatccagttgcagagggaggtactgaggcccagctcgtcgagtttgcggatgagtcgctgcggcacaatggtgttgaaggcagagctgaagtccacaaacagcaacctcaaatatgagtcctttctctccaggtgggtgagggccgagtggagggcagaccgaatggcatcctcagaggaccgcttggcacggtacgcaaactggaaagggtcaatggtgggggggagaacggacttgatgtgctccatgaccagccgctcaaagcacttcatgatgatgggcgtcagtgccacagggcggtagtcattgaagcaggacggtgcaggtttcttcggcacaggaacgatggtggcagctttgaaacacgaggggacgatggcctgctgcagggaaacgttaaagatgtccgtgaagacacccgacagctccccagcgcagtccttcagcgctcgacccgggatgttgtcagggcccgccgccttacgggtgtcaatagcggcaagcgccctcctcacaccgtcggcagagaggcgcaggggctgctcgtgtggggggggagtggacttcagcgggcaagtgctgttctgggcgtcgaagcgagcaaagaagcggttcagatcgttcagcagacggacgtcgccctcacagctcctcggcgcgggcttgtagtccgtgatggtctgaatgccccgccaaaggctacgtgcgtccttgctgtccttgaagtgggtggagaccttgcacgagaacgccttcttcgcttctttgatgcctcgggacaggtcggccctcgctgtcctcaagccagcctcatcccccgctctgaaagccttgtccctggccctctacagtctgaggacagcccccgtcagccacggcttccagtttgcgcgagtgacgacggatttcgagcaagtcacatcatcgatgcacttcgtgatgtaagaggtaacagagtcagtatactcctctatgtccgtccaatcgttgtaggtggctgcctgcttaaacaagtcccagtcagtggtgtcgaagcagtcacgaagtgcatcggaggcaccctcaggccacactcgaacctgcctccgaaccggcctggatgcctttaccaattgtctgtatgcgggcaaaagcaaaacggtgagatggtcagaaagccccagatgggggaggggggtggctttgaaagctcccttttgcgccgagtagactaggtccaggaagctgtctgtcggaaagggaacatgctggtgaagcctcgggaaaacagacttcaggttggcatgattgaagtctccagcgaagatggtgaaactgtcagggtgcgctgtttgctgttcactgacagcctggtacagttcaccaagcgccgcgatcctgtctccttcgatgttggaaggcgggatgtataccgcgactagcagaatcgcggtaaattccctcggcagataaaaaggacggcacttaatgatcacaaactccacaagcggcgagcagtgcttacataccaccacagagtcccggcaccattcttctcggatgtagacgcatattccacctccacgcgactttccccctcgtacaatggcacggtccgcccgatagcccgctagccgctccagatgcactgcagagtccagaatgttgtcactcaaccaggtctcggtgaacacgagcacacagcagttccgcaccgtccggttcgtagacctcagcaggcgaacgtaatacattttgttgtccagcgatcgaacattcgccagaagaatggagggcaccgccggtcgcgctgggttggccgccagcctggcccggacgcctccgtgcttgcccctcttctgcctcctcgcacatcgtttacgacggctcccaaccgggggaggaatagcgggtgaggtcggcgacgtctcaggacgtagcagtccgagcgcctttaatgtcgacgcttcaaagtccagaacgccgcaaaacccacttctgccgatgtcaagcagaacctgcctgctgtacttgtagcacggacgagacaaacacacaagactgtcggacgaacactcattagacgaacaaatcaccgtactgacgggacagagagtggccgctgcgtgtgcacgcgccgccatcttgaaaaaccGTACCGTAAGCGTACCGTTACTTTGGAGGAATAATGTTTTCGGAAAATCAAACCACGTGGGAGGAGGTAAATGGTAAATAACATTAGAGCAAGGACAGAGCCCTGGGGAACACCAGAGGACAGGGGGGAGGGATGCGATGTGAATGATTTTAACTGGATAAATTGCGAGAGATATGAATGGAGCCAATGCAGGGGTGTGTCTGACAGTCCAATAGAGGCTAGCCGATCAAGGAAAATAGAGTGAGAAATGGTGTTGATGGCTGCAAGAGAGAAATGACCAATGCACTAAcctttgatgtctattgtatgtaaatgaggtaggggtcataaaattttatggccTTTTATGACGCCATAAATCAGCGCCATTTTGGATTGGGGGTGCATGTGCGCCAGTCTGGTGGGTGCCAAGATAGCTCCAGTCGTGACGGTGCTATCTTTTTGGATGGggacatgtatgggcatgtataggGCCTATATTTTTGTGAAACAGAGCAGAGAAGTGATACACCTGAGCTAGATTTGCTATCAACCAGTGCGTCTAGGGTCAAGgggggagttttgttgaaaaaaaggggggtcaaggggggagttttgttgaaaaaaaggcATCTGAAGGAGATAGTCAAGGTGTTGTTGCATCTAATTTTACATACAATAGCTTGTGGGGTCTCCGAGTTGTCTGCgtgtaactttgttgaaaaaggtatctaatttgacatacaatagctTGTGGGGCCACCGCTAGTTGAGTCAGGAGAGTCAACATTATTAACTCTCAGTTGTCTGCgtgtaactttgttgaaaaagaCATCTGAAGGAGAAACTTTAACATACAATAGTTTGAGCTGAGGTCAAGTCATTAAAGTGTCGTCAATATACtgacaaagttatctgaaagaaagAGACTGGCTGTTGGGATCATTtaattttggagggagacaggTGAAGGCCTCTGAAGGCCTTATATTTCAGTATATTTGATATGCCTCCAGCATATTTCGTATGTTACaatttgtttagtttttatGAAAGTTGCCTAAGTTAAAAACATGTCCTGACTAAAACTGTGGTTTGAGAGAAGGGGGTGGACCTGTCGGTGCTATATTATGCCAGAGTATCGAGCGGCTAGTTCAcagaaaagagctaagctaaagctttggtgttaaactgcaaacctgaagctcaaatcacgATAGCGGAAACaccggtcagtatccatctttgccgtagAGGCCCTGATGGCTTGTTAGACGCACCTAGGAAGAAACATATGTATCTAAAGCGTTTGCAACAGCCTCCTACAGAAAAAAATGAGCAGAACTGGTATCTAACACCGGAGACTCTGTGGGGATTTAAAAATTTTTACGAGGTTGGTGAGCTGTCTTTCTTCATGAGAAACCAAGTGGCCCCTGGACCAAACAACGACTGTGAGCCAGCCAGCACGTATGGTTcttgaactcaaatgactggggtgttttaaatcaactcctgcccgaagttttgactgaatttctcgATGAATACGGattagaaggtgagctgaatgtaaCATGGGTTTCAAGAATTGCAGCCAGcggaagatgttttttccggcttagagtttctcctcaaactgttgatgggacagaagatggagagctaaTCGATCTAATGTATCTGACGCAAGAAGTGTTTAATAGCGATTGTGGAGTTTTCCAAACAATACTGAATGTACCACTGACAGAATGGTATAAACTAATGCAAGCATTTGGTGAGAGTTTTACAGGACTCTTcctatcaagccgtgtctggacaaacatcGTCGGATtgaaacgtaaactgactttagattaacccttactaaaaaataaCTTTGAACTCCCCACCCTTGGCCCCCCTCACACCTCTTCAGTACAGGCTTTCCTTGCCCCCCCCTCTTTTTACCTACAGTCACAGGAAGGTGgggttgtagtcattagcatacctatctaaaatgtataagagCGGGCTTTCA encodes the following:
- the LOC125983011 gene encoding uncharacterized protein isoform X2, with protein sequence MCEEAEEGQARRRPGQAGGQPSATGGALHSSGECSIAGQQNVLRSPAEVYEPDVHLERLAGYRADRAIVRGGKSRGGGICVYIREEWCRDSVVVCKHCSPLVEFVIIKCRPFYLPREFTAILLVAVYIPPSNIEGDRIAALGELYQAVSEQQTAHPDSFTIFAGDFNHANLKSVFPRLHQHVPFPTDSFLDLVYSAQKGAFKATPLPHLGLSDHLTVLLLPAYRQLVKASRPVRRQVRVWPEGASDALRDCFDTTDWDLFKQAATYNDWTDIEEYTDSVTSYITKCIDDVTCSKSVVTRANWKPWLTGAVLRL
- the LOC125983011 gene encoding uncharacterized protein isoform X1, whose amino-acid sequence is MSELSERTLLFVSPPSDAFGCAWVSSAFLSRSSATPFVGTFCYTFSLERGVLICTFSLLTRHSATPFVCTFCPVFSLARGALFCTFALSACWNKSQIDTTLHPSPSPCPLPDRRCGIVHLERLAGYRADRAIVRGGKSRGGGICVYIREEWCRDSVVVCKHCSPLVEFVIIKCRPFYLPREFTAILLVAVYIPPSNIEGDRIAALGELYQAVSEQQTAHPDSFTIFAGDFNHANLKSVFPRLHQHVPFPTDSFLDLVYSAQKGAFKATPLPHLGLSDHLTVLLLPAYRQLVKASRPVRRQVRVWPEGASDALRDCFDTTDWDLFKQAATYNDWTDIEEYTDSVTSYITKCIDDVTCSKSVVTRANWKPWLTGAVLRL